A region of Stegostoma tigrinum isolate sSteTig4 chromosome 5, sSteTig4.hap1, whole genome shotgun sequence DNA encodes the following proteins:
- the mapre2 gene encoding microtubule-associated protein RP/EB family member 2 isoform X2, with the protein MAVNVYSTSVTSENMSRHDIMAWINDTVCLNYTKIEQLCSGAAYCQFMDMLFSGCISLKKVKFQAKLEHEYIHNFKLLQASFKRMNVDKVIPVERLVKGRFQDNLEFIQWFKKFFDANYDGKEYDPVLARQGQDAIPPPNPGEQIFNLPKKAVSSPSAGAAASKSTPSPKSASTPSRPTSAQARKAPGAKSGGDAESHIAQLNEQVSSLKLALEGVEKERDFYFGKLREIELICQEHGQENIDLVQRLMDVLYATDEGFAVPDEVQVQGEELTQEPEEY; encoded by the exons ATGGCCGTTAATGTGTATTCGACATCAGTAACTAGTGAGAACATGAGCAGGCATGACATTATGGCCTGGATAAATGACACAGTATGTTTAAACTACACAAAAATTGAACAGCTTTGCTCAG gtgcAGCATATTGCCAGTTTATGGATATGTTATTCTCAGGCTGTATTAGTTTGAAGAAAGTAAAATTCCAGGCTAAATTGGAACATGAGTACATACACAATTTCAAACTGCTACAGGCATCATTTAAGAGAATGAATGTTGATAAA gtTATTCCAGTAGAGCGGTTGGTTAAAGGTCGCTTTCAGGATAACTTAGAATTCATTCAGTGGTTCAAAAAGTTTTTTGATGCAAATTATGATGGTAAAGAATATGATCCTGTGCTTGCTCGACAAGGTCAAGATGCTATTCCACCACCTAATCCTGgtgaacagatttttaatttgccAAAGAAGGCAGTAAGTTCTCCAAGTGCAG GTGCTGCTGCTTCAAAAAGCACTCCATCTCCTAAATCAGCGTCAACACCATCTAGGCCGACTTCAGCTCAAGCTAGAAAGGCACCAGGAGCAAAAAGTGGTGGTGATGCAGAATCACATATTGCACAATTGAATGAGCAG GTGAGTTCATTAAAACTCGCACTGGAAGGAGTTGAGAAGGAGAGGGACTTCTACTTTGGAAAACTGAGAGAAATTGAGTTGATTTGCCAAGAACATGGGCAGGAGAATATTGACCTTGTTCAGCGACTTATGGATGTGCTATATGCTACCGAT gaaggatttgcAGTGCCAGATGAAGTTCAGGTTCAGGGTGAAGAACTGACTCAGGAGCCAGAAGAGTATTAA